Proteins co-encoded in one Granulicella cerasi genomic window:
- the groL gene encoding chaperonin GroEL (60 kDa chaperone family; promotes refolding of misfolded polypeptides especially under stressful conditions; forms two stacked rings of heptamers to form a barrel-shaped 14mer; ends can be capped by GroES; misfolded proteins enter the barrel where they are refolded when GroES binds), translating to MAKQILHGEDSRQAILRGVNHLANAVKVTLGPKGRNVVIEKKFGSPTITKDGVTVAKEIELADSLENIGAQLVKEVASKTSDIAGDGTTTATVLAQAIFREGVKTVAAGANPTALKRGIDKAVEAIIGKRDEHGAVVGGALSEFSKPVSGDMIAQVGTISANSDATIGTIIAEAMKKVGKDGVITVEESRTMETQLDVVEGMQFDRGYLSPYFVTDAERMEAALENPYILIYEKKISTMKDLLPLLEQTARLAKPLLIIAEDVDGEALATLVVNKLRGTINVAAVKAPGFGDRRKAMLQDIAVLTGGRAITEDLGIKLEGVKVEDLGTAKRITIDKDNTTIVDGGGKDVDIEGRVKEIRAQVEKTTSDYDREKLQERLAKLVGGVAVIKVGAATETEMKEKKARVEDAMHATRAAVEEGIVPGGGVALVRAAKALEPLIASLEGDEKVGAQIIKRAIEEPLRTIAHNAGEEGAVVISKIQESDVPHFGYNAGSGKYEDLVAAGVIDPTKVTRTALQNAASISGLLLTTEAIISEIPEKKAEPAGHSHGGGMDGMY from the coding sequence CGTCAGGCGATTCTGCGTGGTGTGAACCACCTCGCAAACGCAGTGAAGGTGACGCTCGGTCCCAAGGGCCGCAATGTCGTCATCGAGAAGAAGTTCGGTTCGCCGACGATCACCAAGGACGGCGTGACCGTTGCCAAGGAAATCGAGCTTGCGGATTCGCTCGAGAACATCGGCGCGCAGCTCGTGAAGGAAGTCGCTTCGAAGACCTCCGACATCGCCGGCGACGGCACCACGACCGCAACCGTTCTCGCACAGGCGATCTTCCGCGAAGGCGTGAAGACTGTGGCAGCGGGTGCAAACCCCACCGCTCTGAAGCGCGGCATCGATAAGGCTGTGGAGGCCATCATCGGCAAGCGCGACGAGCACGGCGCAGTGGTCGGCGGCGCTCTGAGCGAGTTCTCCAAGCCGGTTTCCGGCGACATGATCGCCCAGGTCGGCACCATCTCGGCCAACTCGGACGCGACCATCGGCACGATCATCGCAGAAGCGATGAAGAAGGTCGGTAAGGACGGCGTCATCACCGTTGAAGAGTCGCGCACGATGGAAACGCAGCTCGACGTCGTGGAAGGCATGCAGTTCGATCGCGGCTACCTCTCGCCCTACTTCGTCACCGACGCAGAGCGCATGGAAGCAGCCCTCGAGAACCCCTACATCCTGATCTACGAGAAGAAGATCTCGACGATGAAGGACCTGCTGCCCCTGCTCGAGCAGACCGCTCGCCTGGCCAAGCCGCTGCTGATCATCGCTGAGGACGTGGACGGCGAAGCGCTCGCCACCCTCGTAGTGAACAAGCTGCGCGGCACCATCAACGTGGCTGCCGTAAAGGCTCCTGGCTTCGGCGATCGCCGGAAGGCCATGCTGCAGGACATCGCTGTGCTGACCGGCGGCCGCGCTATCACCGAAGACCTCGGCATCAAGCTCGAGGGCGTGAAGGTAGAAGACCTCGGTACCGCAAAGCGCATCACGATCGATAAGGACAACACCACGATCGTTGATGGCGGCGGTAAGGATGTCGACATCGAAGGTCGCGTCAAGGAGATCCGTGCACAGGTCGAGAAGACCACCTCGGACTACGACCGCGAGAAGCTGCAGGAGCGCCTGGCGAAGCTCGTCGGTGGCGTTGCAGTGATCAAGGTCGGTGCTGCTACCGAGACCGAGATGAAGGAAAAGAAGGCTCGCGTGGAAGACGCGATGCACGCAACCCGCGCTGCTGTCGAAGAAGGCATCGTCCCGGGTGGTGGTGTGGCTCTGGTCCGCGCTGCCAAGGCTCTGGAGCCGCTGATCGCATCGCTGGAAGGCGATGAGAAGGTGGGCGCTCAGATCATCAAGCGCGCTATCGAAGAGCCGCTGCGCACCATCGCTCACAACGCGGGCGAAGAGGGTGCAGTGGTCATCAGCAAGATCCAGGAATCGGACGTTCCCCACTTCGGCTACAACGCCGGTTCGGGCAAGTACGAGGACCTGGTCGCGGCTGGCGTCATCGATCCGACCAAGGTCACGCGCACGGCTCTGCAGAACGCTGCGTCGATCTCCGGCCTGCTGCTCACCACCGAAGCCATCATCTCAGAGATTCCTGAGAAGAAGGCTGAGCCGGCGGGTCACTCGCACGGCGGCGGCATGGACGGCATGTACTAA
- a CDS encoding NHL repeat-containing protein, with amino-acid sequence MGISAIAVDSSGQIYLGGLSISTLTNMVLVYAKGATGTATPVRTFSTGVSSTVTAIAVDASGNIYVQDTTPAIRKFSSTGSLLGVITGGNTGLTAYPVGLAVDGNGYIYSSNIGTSYVSNTYGNVWRFYPNLYGNITGLHLQSSASEVFYGLAVDGNNSLHVSSDLMSGYFDELLTGAGTSGNSPTWTSASASQLGLTQSAGGTLAVNQYGDTFLLTQSTNGTLSISAIAAGSQSVSNTFTSTSLTTTSSNQLAGIVAAY; translated from the coding sequence GTGGGTATCAGCGCCATTGCCGTCGACTCCTCTGGCCAGATCTATCTTGGTGGCCTCTCGATCTCGACTCTGACGAATATGGTGCTTGTGTATGCGAAGGGCGCAACAGGAACGGCGACGCCAGTGCGGACATTCTCTACGGGTGTTTCCTCTACCGTGACCGCTATTGCGGTGGATGCCTCTGGCAATATCTATGTGCAGGACACGACTCCTGCGATCCGAAAATTCTCCAGCACGGGTTCGTTGCTCGGTGTCATTACCGGCGGAAATACGGGTCTTACGGCGTATCCTGTCGGTCTCGCTGTGGACGGTAATGGCTACATCTATTCAAGCAACATCGGCACAAGTTATGTGAGCAACACATACGGGAATGTCTGGCGCTTCTATCCGAACCTTTACGGCAACATCACCGGTCTCCATCTCCAATCGTCTGCGTCTGAGGTCTTCTACGGGCTTGCGGTGGATGGAAATAATAGCCTGCACGTGTCGAGTGATCTGATGAGCGGGTATTTCGATGAACTCCTGACTGGAGCCGGCACCTCGGGGAATAGTCCAACGTGGACATCTGCCAGCGCCAGCCAGCTTGGCCTTACGCAGAGCGCTGGTGGAACGCTTGCAGTGAATCAGTATGGTGATACCTTTCTGTTAACGCAAAGCACGAACGGTACGCTTAGCATCTCTGCTATTGCTGCGGGTTCGCAGTCGGTCAGCAACACGTTCACCTCAACCTCGTTGACCACGACGTCGAGCAACCAGTTGGCGGGCATCGTCGCGGCATACTAA